GGTTTCTACACAATCATCAAGAATGCATCAAAGCCCAGACTAAAGCTGTGGACattgatgaaattttgagGACAGTGGGACTAGATAATGGTATAAACAAGTTTGATTAGTATTTCAAAGCCTTTTGTGGTGCCATATGTGTGGCCTTGCCACTGAGTTTTTCTTcgtttgttcttttattctaGGTTTTCTGAAGCAGGCAGAGCCTCTGCAGTTGAGTGAACTGATGGTCAGTTTGAATCTTTTTCCCTCTTCACAAgtcttcatttcattttcgCTGCTTCTTTGTTATGGTAAATTTCCGTAGCTTTGggattgttcaaataaatgcTTGTTTCCTTCTGTTTCAGCCTGTGAGTCCTCCAAGATACTTGGAATTGCAAGAGCTGCCAGAGGAGCAGCTTGAAGATCCATCTCCTTGGAAATATGATCGGTTCAGTGATCTCGACTCCCCACCACCATGCAGATCTTTAAAATCACCAAATTTACTGTGGAAGGATCACGATGCTGACTTCATGTTGACGGAATCACCATGATTGCCCAAGTATCGACTCACTTGTATCGATGCTTGGTTATGTCAGCCAACTTGTGTTAGGATCAAAGAAAACTCTTACCATATCTAAAATCAGTTTCCAATTTCTCGTAACTGTTACTACTGTATATGGATCgatatataaatttgtaaacccCCAGTAGTTTATGTACTTAATTTGGATTCCTTGGTTGAAAGAAAATCCCAGACACTACAAGATTCAAGAGTCTAAGATTGAAGCATATGGTTCTCATGAATGAAACAAGGCCATCGTGATGTCAATTGGTTATGCAAGTACCCTCATACTTTGATATTAAAACCAGAACTTATTAACGATCCGGACTAAATGCGAGTTGAATCTTAAAATTAATGGAGAAAAATCATAAGTCAGTCATTATTAATCGATATACATGTAATATGAGAAATCAATACTGTACCATTTGGTTTGATCAAATCTCATCAACACATTTTAGGCATAGAATACTATTCGAAGGCAATTTAACTGCCACATATAGCATGTGCTTGTTTATTGCGATAATATACACAAATTAAGGTGCAAAACATTCACAAACATTCATAAACACTGAATTAAGATTTAAGAGCGAGCATTCACAAATTAACGAgaataaaaaggaaatttgACACGATGAGGTTCGCAGCTAGTAGACACCTAATGGTAATACACTAAAAAACCGACATTAAGTTAggtttatattttgttagtaGGACAAATGTATGGTCATAATATAATTGACTTTATTTATCTGTGTGGTGTGGATTGATTATgaattagtataaatagagaggGTGAGAACATACCTCTCTACACCTATCTTCACTTCTTTTTTCCCAAattcttctcttctctctatcttaattatgttttaatattttgtaatatatgttcaataaataaaattagttttattttcaactttcaagtaccatttttttaattatctataatttaattttaataattaccttatttcaattatgtttaGGTAAATACTAATTGTTAGGGTAAAGTGAAactcttagtaaaaaaaaattatttaatcaaattctatttttaattatataaattaaattatttctatccaattttatctatattttatattttaaaattttgatctaTTGTAGGCAAACATAGGATTTTGgtacaataaattcttaacaTCTTAGAATAAAGTttggtaaaatggtattttgacttattgtagacaagtTAAATTTTAGCACACTAAGTACTTAAtccatgataaaattaatggaaaaagaattgtaatttatacaattaatcttttgggcataaaataaaaatacaaagaatttattaaattgtatttactACTAaaagtggatccataaccttaactaatttaatttcatagtttcacttaaattaacttgcatatatttaaattctattttcatttcttagataaattaaaataaacaaattaattttttttttttgtagattGATTTCAGACTCACCGATCTATATTATAACAAggcactcttatacttgagagtaaattaaatacttttgagttgtgtcaagtttttggcaCCGTTAccggagaaatttttttttttactttttatttttattttgcattttttttacttttcgttccttttactttttgtaaataaaaaacttgacACGATTCAAAAGTGTTTAATTTTCTCccaaataaaagattatttagttataatatatcTCAGTGAGTTCGAGGTTGATCCATagaggaaaattttaatttacttattttaatttatctaagaaatgaaaatataatttaaatatatgcaACTTAACGAAAAGTTAATATTTCGCTAATAGACCTATAATGTTCTAAtgtcttttcattttatttaaaataccaagaaaagaaaaggtgaAATCCATAGATGTTGTTAGGCCAATTACCTAAGGTGTCGGTTCAAGAAACACAATGACCAGGTAATTAAACAAGGAGCAAAGTCacttgctatatatatataaagagaggGCTAAAACTGATGAGGCTGAGAAGGAGAGCTCGAAACAGAAGGCAAAAGAGTTGGATGAGGAGGTTGCTCGTCGTGATATGTAGTGATCgaggaaaaagacaaaatgatTGCAGATAAGGGAAAGATGGTTGATTATTTGAAGAAGGAAAGCCAAGTTAAGaatgatgaaaatattttacctggGCTAGAGTTTGCACTCGATTTGTTGTTGGGAAAATACCTTGATTTAGAGAGTACCAAAGTGGACATCGAGGTGTCCAAAGTAGAGGTGCagataaaaaagaattggaacaagagatagagagaatgagGCAGACCAAACTCTGTAAGAAGATCAACTGCTACCTAACGAGTAGGTCGAACGAGACAAAactaaaggaaaaagaaacttaTATAAACTTTTTTGTACTTGTAAACTTTCATGAATTCGTAATATCTAGTATGACCAAGTTAAGTATGTCaacaacttttatttcatgcCATCTAGTATGGCCAAACTAGTATTCTAACAATTATCTATGAAGGAGGGCAAGTGAGAGTTTTATATACAATATTACGCATGGATTATGAGCTAAGAAGCTTTGTGATTCCAGTGATTAACTCCAGGCGAGGGCGTGGCCAGCTTTGATTGGCAGCTTGAATTCTTGTAGCTTCCAActctggagaagaagaatCCAAGGCTGATGCCCTAATGGaactattattaattattttattattctttataaaaaaatagagacaCTAAAATAgtctatattaattttttttttaattttaatctttgtagaattcaaactcaaatgatcaattaaataaaatttcttaaaaattatctatcTCTAATTacccacatcagtttgtacaaaataaatttatataagagttTATCGCTATATCATTATTCTAAGATTTTTCCTGACTgttaagaaaattgaattgacAACCATGGATTCCTCTATTCTTgagtaattaaattcattacaATAACGAGACCATTAATGCAAAGATTTTATTCCAAGTTCCCACAACCGATAAGAGATTTTAGTTCGcgtcaaaatatatattcaaactcaatcaattagattttttatcagGTCACAGATTTAACATCTtcatgatgaaaaatctcatACATGATCGATGAATCACATAATGTTCTTAtactaatttaatataaagGTACATATGTAATATATCATTTGGAGCgtggaattaatttaatagataaatattattagaatATTGCCAGTATTATGCGGaatctttatatataataaaatacagGAAGTGCaagaactaaaaataataatatccactcggttaattatgatttcttaattttgtctCTAGCTAATTCCAAAGCTTAATTTGACTACTCTTTTGTGTTTACATCGAGCTAGCTAAGCCTGGCCTCTTTTTATATATCAAGAGCcacaatattttcaaaaagataccATATATAAGTATATATAGTAgtatatactaattaaaacaatacGCGTTACACactaaaatcaaacataattaaaaaataataatccaaaAGCTTCCAGCTATGGTCACCacacatatttttcttgtgtccagttcttttttttttttcccttgtgcaaaagttaaaaatatttactcaATTCTCCGATCACTCTGCCTCATCGGAGCTTGAAATCCCATCGGAACTTCATAGCGGTGACATTTGGCCACCGGATACTCAACACCAATTTATATTGTTCACATGAGAAATTGCTGAACTTGCCTTTATAGCTAGTGAACATAATTCCTGAAGAGTTAGTGTTGCTTGAGATTTTGATAGTGGCAtgagaaagtaaatttgacCCACTTGAAGTTCTTCATCTTCTGGCAGCCGTGGCACTTGAGAGCCGATGAACATTGATTCTGAGCTACAAAGGAAGCAATTCGGATTCTGAGAAAGAATGTCTATGGCTTTGATCGGTTGCTTGAATTCTTGTAGCCTTCCATCTAAGTGAATTATATTTGCTGTGGCTGGCCAATAATTTAGATAATCAATATCGGCACCATTGTTTTTGTACTGTGGAGCTGTACAATTGCCCATTTTTGTGCATCAAtgtgtttttgtatttgtaattttgagaTATTGAGAGAACTTGATCAGAATGATGAATTGTGTGTATGTTGAAGAGGATTGTGATatataaaaggagaaaaaaagcAATCAACggattattttattagaagaTGGAAAGATTGACTTCCCAACAGTGGTTTCCAATGTAAGCTCATGTagtatagatttttttttttttaaagcactCTGTAGATCATAAATTTACGTGTGTAAACAAGATTTTCAACGTACATATGCAACAATAATGCGGCGGCTAAGCAAACTAATTAAAGATATGCAAAAGATTTCGTATAAAAGTATCACGAAtgcaaattttttaacttcctTGATTATATTCCCCTACATACcgtttaatataaattatgacaatttgattaatttattgatcaataatGGTCATAATCATAACAAATATCTTGCCCATCAAGTGGATCAAAAATTTGTTCCATCTGGGTAGCTAATTGAGGTCATCAGAGACAGAGAGTCATTAATGCTAACAGGATCAACCAGATTTGACAGACATTTGAAAGATATTGAAACCTAATAATTTCTGTTGTATGCATGACTGCTCCTGTTTGTTCACTTGCGACTAGGGTTGGTAATGGAACGGGATGGGATGTGATTTATCAATTTCAGTCTCAtcccatatatataaatgcgatgaaaaaatatctcaattttgtctttatattttttttgagataaaaatatgTTTCAATCTCGTCCCAAAAGATATGGAATCCTGTGTAATTCTatcttaattgaaaaaattttcattcttaatcgATAATGAGATGGGATGAGATAAAATTTGTCAATCTCACTCCCGTCCCGCATAtgtaattagaataaaaaatatcacatttatatctttaaatttttttatgagataaaaatatatttcaatcCCGTCCCACAATTGCCATTACTACTTGCGACGTTGCTCATTTTGAATCTAATACTTCACAAATGTCACATGTGGATCCAGTTGTAAGACATTAGAgttgccattttttttaattaactgcCAGCTGCATGCCTCATTTGAAGCAAATCgagaattaatttatgagtAATGCAGCATGTAAGATGTAACTCTAGTACActatttattcaaattcatGTGACATCTTTCacatttttgaaagaaaataaataaaaattaaaaaattaaaataacataaaaataattactctCACTTTTCtcaaatgtgaaaaattaatattttaaaatatcaataaaattccaACAACTTACATAATATATTTCTAACGAACTGTCCATTGTCTAATAATTTATGAGTGGtttataagagaaaaaaaaaagcatacatgtccaaatattattaatggaCACACAGTAAATTAGATAATATCGTTTGTCCGTCgcaaataagttttttttttttaattaatgttttgttTCTGGGAAGCAACCaggtcaaaaagaaaaaaagaggaataataatgataacaaactATTCGCATactttttttggggggggggggggggaaatcTATTTACATAGACTAATTTGACGCGACGTTtctcatttcattttccttttttgagaTGAGCAGACGGTCATACCTGCGAGTGATTAATTATTGCTACAGGTGGCAAAATATGATTGGTGTGTATGCAATATCTATAGTtgttttagtttctttatGAATTATTCATCCGGAGCTGGCtaagttacagattctgtaacatacagATCCAACTTAGCCAGCTCCTGATTGGTTAGCTAGctaccaaacaaaaacaattgcatgCTTTTTCTCCATATGCAGGACAGGTGTGGTGCATGCATTGGGTAcgtatgttacagaatctgtaacataGCAACCTCCTATTCATCCTGATTCACAGCTTGCTATCAGCACGAGAAGCTCTAACGGAGGAAATTTCTTAGTTCTTTTATGTGCATATTTTATCCTGTTATTTAATGTAATTGAATCCTTAACatcatagaataaaaataattgtttgtgttaatatttaataatactgTAATAATAAGGCTACATATTGagtgaattatataattaatcactGGAGTTTGGATTATGCTAAAGATGCATATCAtttggattttgaaatttaataaatatacataGAATAAGAATATTGCCCATTTTGAATAGTTATATGTGATCATGAAGcgcaaatataaaaaaaaaaaatgaagaaccaaaaaaaaaaagaaaagcctCACTATCTATTATCATCCTTATTTCCAAAAGCTTTGACAACCCTGTTGTGTATACATAGTGCGAACACAAGGCTAGCTAACTCTTAGAATTTAATTAAGCTTAAGTCGGCTTTTTTCGCTATTTTCTTACCTACAATTTCAAAAGATACTTTATAaagtataattaataacaacatATATGGACAGCACACGTTTCTCTGTGGTCCATTTCAACCGTTTTGCCAAACCTAAAAGTCAATACTCAATTCACCGATCATTCTGCCTCGCCGGAGCCTGAAATTCTATCGGAACTTCACAGAAGCCGTTACTTGTGGCCGCCGGATACTTTAAACCATTCTTGCCGGTCGCATGAGAAATTGCTGAACTTGCCTTTATAGCTAGTGAACATAACTCCTGAAGCGTTAATGTTGCTTGCAACTTTGATAGCGGCAtgagaaagtaaatttgacCCACTTGAAGTTCTTCATCTTCCGGCAAAGGGGGCACTTGGGAGCCGATGAACATTGATTCTGAGCTACAAATAAAGCAATTTGGATTCTCAAAAAGAATTCTTTTGGCTTTGGTGGGTTGCTTGAATTCTTGCATCCTTCCATCTAAGTGAATAATTTTTGCTGTGGCTGGCCAATTTAGATAATTGGCACCATTGTTTTTGTATTGAGGAGCTGCACAATTGcccattcttttattt
This window of the Citrus sinensis cultivar Valencia sweet orange chromosome 8, DVS_A1.0, whole genome shotgun sequence genome carries:
- the LOC112498178 gene encoding uncharacterized protein LOC112498178; protein product: MGNCAAPQYKNNGANYLNWPATAKIIHLDGRMQEFKQPTKAKRILFENPNCFICSSESMFIGSQVPPLPEDEELQVGQIYFLMPLSKLQATLTLQELCSLAIKASSAISHATGKNGLKYPAATSNGFCEVPIEFQAPARQNDR